The DNA window ATATTTTTTAATCCTTCCACAATACGCTCCATTTTCATAGAACGACTTCCTTTCACCAGAATCGCCGATGAAGTTGCTACATTTTTCCTTATATAGTGTATTAACTTCTGAATTTCCTCTTCTGTATCCCGAAAATGTGTACTCAGAGTATCTCCCTTTTTCAACTGGAAAGATTTGGATATATACTCAGCATCTTTTCCGAAAGAGAAAATTGCATCAATACCCAGATGATAGGCATATTTTCCTAACTCTTTGTGCATTTTTTTTGAATATTCACCTAACTCTTTCATATCACCCAATATTGCATAAGTCTTAGCCTTCCCTGAGACTTGTTTTAGTGCTTCGAGAGAAGACTTTATTGAGTCCGGATTTGCATTATAGCAATCATCTAATATTTTATATTTCTTATCTATAATATTCAAGCGCTTTGCAGTATTCTCGTAAGTAAAAAAATTTGTAAGTATTCTCTCCGGATCCTGTTTCAGTTTTGTAGCAAGTAGATAAACACCGGACAAATTATATAAGATCTTTTTCCCTATAAAATTCCAGCGGAAAGAACCTGAAGAAAATTTTAATAGGAAGCCTTTCTCATCTTCTTCAAGGATATCTAATACTTTATCTTTTCCGATTCCATAAAGGTGAAGTTGAATTCCTTTCTTTTTAGCCTGCTTTGATATAATATTCAAGTGTGCTATATCTTCCGGAACGAAAAGATGAGTATTTCTTTCCATTCCTTCCATAATTTCAGCTTTTGCTCTGGCAATTTCTTTCGTAGAACCGAGATATTCAATATGGGCTGTTCCCACATTGGTAATCATCGCAAAAGATGGCTTTGCCATAATAGAAAGCCTTGCAATCTCTCCTCTATGATTCATACCCAGTTCACAAATAACTAACTTTGTCTTTTCTCCGATTCGAAACAGGGTAAAAGGTAAACCAATTTCGTTGTTATAATTTTTCTCGGTTACTACCAGCTCTTCTTTTTTAATATGCTTAAAAGCTGTATGCAATAGTTCTTTCGTAGTAGTCTTACCGCTGGACCCAGTTACTGCAATAATGACTGCTTGAAATCGCTTGCGGTGAAACTCAGCCAATTTTCCAAGAGCAATCAATGTATTATCCACAAATATTGCTCCTTCTCTTTCCTTTTCTGAGAGAGATTCCAGTATTATATGGTTCCTTTCACACAAAAAGAATCTGACTCCCCTCTTTATAGCATCCGGAATAAACTCATGACCATCCCGATTTCCCCTCAGAGGAACAAATAAAGTCGAAGTATCACATTCAATGGAGGAAATACTAATATACTGAAATTCAGCCTCTTCTAAAAAATCCATTCCCTGAAAAGAGTTGGAAAGAATACGCTTTATTGCAAATATAGAATAGTTAAAATTCTCTCTCATATTCAAATCTTCCCTGATAATATAAAATAGGAAAGGCCCTTAACGACTTCCGTCATTTTAGGTATATCCAGAGTATCAATTGTATCGGTAGGTAAATGATAATTCTTATTTCTATAGAAAGCTGTATCGGTTATCATTATGGCAGGGTATTCAAATTTCCAGTAGTTACGGTGATCGGAAAAATCAATACCTGTCAATATTCTTGGAGCAGCCAGAACTTCACAGGGAAGTGTTGTATATTCTTTCATAGTGTCTTTAAATAATTTAATATACTCCGAAGAACGTAGATTGCTAACAGCCGCTATAAAATTTCCTTTTCTGGGATACAATAAATTCATTCCGGGAAATGGATAATCCTGAGAGTTTTCCTCATCAGAAAAATAGGCTATCATCTCAAGACAAATCATGAGTTTTATTTTTTCTCCCTTCTCAAATAGAGAACGTGCATGAATGTAGCTTCCCATAGACTGAGTAGAAAAAAATGGTGGTTCTTCAAGGCTGTAAGCTACGAACTCTATTCTATATTTAAGTTGAGATTCTCCTTGCTTCAAAACCCTTGCAAGCTCGATTAAACCGGAAATTCCGGAAGCATTATCATCAGCTCCATCCTGTTCACCGCAAACATCATAATGAGCACCAATTACAATTTTAGGATTCCCTTCTTGACCTATGACAGCCACAATATTCTTATACGTTTCGTTATCAACAATAAACACTTGTTCCTGTGCAACAAGACCTATACTTTCAAATTGCTTTTTTATATAAGCAGCTGATTGATTTAATCCCTCAAGATTATCATAAGACCTATTGGGAAATGAGATCAAGGTTTCCATATGCTCTTTTAACCTGAATGATTCAACTTTTACTTCTTTCATAACTACTTTCCGGGAAATAGAACACTGAATTAGCAGTGTTATAATTATTATTTTAACTAATTTCAATGGTATTGCAATAAAAACTCAAGTACAGATTCTGATTTCATTTTCCTGGCTTTTGAAAATTTCCCATTATTAGTAGAAACAAGGATAGAACCGGCCTCATCGATAATTACAAAAGAGGGAATCCCTTTTTCAATAGGGTTACCGAAACGCCTGACAAAGTCCAAATTTTTATCAAAATGTCCAATATCAACTTTCATTAATAAGTAGCTTTCGGCTAAAACATTCTGTATTTCTTTTTCTCCCAAAATTCTATCCATAGCCATACAATCCCCGCACCAATTAGCTCCAAAAATTAAAAGTAACCTCTTTTTCCCTTCCTGTTTTGCTTTTTCTTTCATAGCTTCGAATTCAGAAACCACATCTAAATTTGGATCATATCCAAGAGATTTCTTATCGGTACTACAGGAATAAATAAAAAAACAGATTATAATAATATATTTAAGCATCTTATAAATATCCTTTATTAATTTACATAAACTCTGTATACTGTTGCTTTTCCACCAACTCCTTTTAGACTTGCCTCCTGCCTTTCCAGTAGATAATGATTCTCTAAAATTTTTTCAGCTACACCGGGAAAAGAATAAATAGAATCTGATATCCATATCTCCCCTGCTTTGGCCAATCCCTGAACCCTCGCTGCTATATTTACAGCCTGTCCAAAATAATCAATCCTTTCATCATTATTGACAGCCAGAGCAGAGCCTTCATTTAAACCGACTTTTAAGCCGAGTTCATATCCCTTTTTCTTCCAGGATTCATTCATTTCCTGAATACGCTTCATCATTTCTCTTGCAGCTAAAAAACCATCAATGGGATTGGAAAAAGTAGCCATAATAGCATCCCCCATAGTTTTAATAATGGCTCCGGAATGAAGTTTTACAACACGCATTAGAATTTCGAAATGTTCCTGAACTAACTTATAAGCCATGTGATCCCCGGCTTTATCATACATCTCCGTAGAACCCCTTAAATCTGTAAACATGATAGTTAAACTTTTTACATTTAAATTAAACCCATCAGAAAGTTGAACGCGAAATAATTCTCTAAATGACTGGTTATTAAATAAATCTTTGGCGGTTAAAAACTTTTTCCTTTGTATCGGATTCTTTATAAACAATTCCATGATACGTTTTTTTTCCGGCCTATAAAGAATTATACTGATAGGTTTCTTACTCAAATTCTTTATTGTCAGGTTTAATTTGTGAGCTCTGAGTTCTATAAGAGAAGGAGAAAAGCTACCGGCAACAAACTGAGCTTCTTGAGTCTCTTCTCCCTTCAATAAATTAGAGGAATAAACGATTTCAATTGCTGCATTATTTTCTATACTGATAAACCTACAAATATCAGTTTCTGACTTTTCGATGGAAAACTCTTTTGTAGAATCGGCTTCAATCACTCCATAAGCTGCAATGCTTTCCATAATATATGAATTTATCTGCGATGCTTTTACAAAGTTCAAACTAAAAAAAGATCGATAGTATTGTTCAAACTTCTGTAAGGATACAGGCTTTAATTTCTTTATCCCGGGGTGAATGGAAAAATCCACTTCTATTTGGTCATCCAAAGAAAAGGTGGTGTCCAGATTACAGGCAGCACAGTGAAATTTATCGTCCTGTATAGTCTGAAAATCTTTCCGAGAAGAAACAATTCCTCCGCAGGCAGGACAGACCAAATTATAACTAAAATCTAAAAGACCTACCTTAGCTGCATGTATAAATAACTCTATACATTGTTCTTCTGAAAAATTATTTTCTTTGGAAAAAGTATAGGGATTTAAATGTCGAAGTTTGTCCTCTTCCAGCTTTGAAAGTATATTACCAAATTGTTCCACTTCTTCTATTGTAAAACTTTTATAGGTTTTTATTGCGTCTAACTTTGAGTTCAGCGCCTGTTCCTGGATCATCTATACTTCCTTATATTTTTAGTTTAATAAACGTTTGACACCAGCTTCGATACCCTGAACACTCAAGAAAAACATGGGAATTATTCCTTCTATGGCGTCGGCTGTAGGCTCAGACCAGTAGACTTCCCTTTCCGGATTCAACCAGATCGAATATCGAAAATGATTCTTTATATCCCGCAGCCTATCGATTCCGGTTTTTTTTCCTTTAGCCAAATCATAACCTGTAAAATCAAGACTTCCTGTTTGCATAAAAAGCTCAAAGGGATGCATAAGTGCATCTCCAACAAAAATTACTCTTGTATCCTCACGAAAGTGTTTCATTAGTTTTTCTACTTCCACAGGTTTTTCTAATCTCTGGTCTGCATACACATAGTCATAAATAATATTATGAAAAAAATAATAATGAAACTCTTTGAAGTGGTTTAACTGGTGCCCGGCAGAGAAAAGTCGGTTAACTCTTCTGGTATGGGGACTCATACTTCCACCAATATCCATTAAGAGAATCAGCTTTAAATTGTTCTTGCGATTTCTATCATATACCAGTTCTAAATCTCCACAGTTCTCACAGGTTTTACGAATCGTCAAATCCATAGACAATTCCAGAGGACCCTGTTTTTTTAATATTCGCAATTTTTTAAGAGCTAATTTTATCTGGCGAATATTTAAGGTTTCATCTGTTCTATAATCTTTATAAATTCTATCCCTGGCTGAATTAATGGCAGAACGATTTTTAGATTCTCCTCCAATTCGTAAGCCCTGGGGATTATAGCCACTGTTTCCAAAAGGAGAAGTTCCCCCGGTTCCTATCCAGTAATTTCCACCATCATGTCTTTCTTTTTGCTCCTGAAGTCTCTTTTCCAATTCATTTAACAATTCTTCATAAGACATATTGGGAGCATCCTGTTTTTGTTTTTCACTTAACTCTTTTTTAATGGCTTTATTCAACCATTCCATTAGTTTATTACGAAATACTTCATCAGTTACTTCTAAACTTTTAAAGGTCTCCGCAAATGCGAGATCAAAATGATCATAATATTTCAAATCCTTAATTAAGCAGGAACGAGAAATATAATAAAATTCTTCCAGACTTAAAGGACCTCTTTCTTCGGTGATTCCTCTTATAGCCTTTAGTAAATCTAAAAGTTCTCCCGTGCTAACCGGAACTTTTCTTTTTCTAATTTTGAAAAAGAAATCAGTAAACATCAATTCCTCTCATTAGCTACTACATGAAAAAGACTTGCAAAATTCATTAAATCTTCTTCATTCTTTATAAGTGTTCCTATATAAGGAATTCTTTGCATACCCCTGAGGTCTGCTCCCTGATATAGTAACACATGAATCCAATCTAGCAATTCACTGGTTGAAGGCTTCTTTCTCAGATCGCTTATCTGCCTTAGTTTGTAAAACGTAGAAATGCAGGTATTTAATAAGCTATGTTGAATATCCGGAAAATGGGCCAGGATGATTTCTTCCATCATTTTCTTATCCGGGAATTCAATGAAATGAAAGATACATCTTCTTAAAAAAGCATCGGGTAATTCTTTTTCATTATTCGAAGTAATAATAAAGAGAGGCCGAATTTTTGCTTCAACTACCTTACCGGTTTCTGTAATTACAAAGCGCATTCGATCCAATTCTAAAAGTAAATCATTCGGAAACTCAATATCAGCCTTGTCAATTTCATCAATTAAAACAATACAGGTCTTTTCTAGTGTAAAAGCTTCCCCTAATGGACCGAGGCGAATATAATCCTCGATATTATGAACATTTCTTCCTGTTTCTTCATCAGGAAAACGAGAGTCGTTCAAACGTGAAACTGCATCATAAAAATACAAACCTTCTTTTGCGAGACTTGTAGATTTGACATGCCATTGAAATAGAGGGCGCTTCTTTTTTAGGGATATATGTTCAGCAAGCAAAGTTTTCCCTGTTCCGGGCTCTCCTTTTACCAGCAGGGGACGACCTGTAATCTCCGCTGTCAAAACCGCTTCCTCTAATTCTCGTGATAGTACATAACCATCCTGTATGTTCAAAGGTTCCTGGCTCATAGATCTACCTTTTAAAAGCTTCTTTACAACATTGAATAAAAAGTTAAAAAAACTCTCAACAAATAAAAAAGGCGGCTTTTTTAGGGCCGCCAGTATGGAAGTCTACCAAAAAGTATCGATATTTACTTATCCAGTTGAGTACCTTCCAGGAGTTTTTCGAGGGGGATTTTATCTTTTGGGAGTTTTGCAAGATTGGAAAATTCCTTTCCTTTGCCATTATACCTTGAATCCTTGGGGTCATAAAAGGGTTTATAATCACCTCTCCAACCCCAGGTAAAAACAGACTTTGCCGGGTCTTGCCCGATAACCAGCTTACGGGAAGAGATATAGCCCACCTGGCTGTTTAATTTCACCTGAACATAAGGTCTTGGAGCCCAGGAGGTGTTATGGTTACGATAGTTAATAGCGGTTACTACAGTTCCTTTTTTAACATCAGCTATTTTATTCTTCATTTCTTTATCAGAATAAAGAGCTGTATCAAAAGTCACTTCTGCTTTACTACTACAATTATAAGCAAAAAGTCCAATCAGGATTATGCTGAGTATTTTTATCATATTCTTCATTTTATCCTCCTTACTGGTGATGGTGTAAAGACTGTTCCAGTCTCGGATCCCCTACGGGAATTAACTTTGCACCTTCCAGAACCTTAAAGATAATAAATCCAAAAAGTCCTGCCATACCAATAGTCACACCAAAGGATACCAGAAGACCGAAAAAAGTGAAGGTTTCAAAATTACTCGGAAATACAATCCAGTATAACTCTATAAACTGAGTTATAACGATATATATAGCTACTTTTGTAAGGTATCCTAAATCTCTCTTGCTCGGTCTATTCAGAAGAAGCAGGAAAGGCACAATGAACTTGATAATAGGCAATAGAATTGTAAGAGGCATCCATCCGCCCACCATTCTCTGCTCATACCAGAAAGTTTCTTCAGGAATATTGGCATACCAGATTAACATGAACTGGCTGAAACCTATATAAGCCCAGAATACACAGAAAGAAAGCATAAACTTACCGATATCATGGATATGGTTTTCGTTTACTGTATCACCGAGGTAACCTGATTTTTTTAATACGGCAATTACCACGATGAAGGAAGAAAGTCCCGCCTGATACATTCCGGCGAAGCTATAAATTCCAAACATGGTGCTAAACCAGTGCGGAGTTAAGGACATGAGTAAGTCAAAAGAAGCCACACAAAAAGTCAGAGCAAAAATTATCAGGTAAGCCGCTGAAAGCTTCACATTTGCATGTGTATGTTTCAAGTCTTTACCTGAATCCTGTTTTACCGAGTTCTTATAGAAAAGCCATCCAAAAAGGGACCAGATCAGGGTAAAAAACACCAATCTACCTACAAAGAAACCGGAGTTTAACCAGGCACTCTTATGTTTTATCAGGTGGTCTTTCGCTACTACTTCCGGATGTGACCATTCAAAAAGATCGTGAATACCGAAGGCCAGAGCTCCTACTAAAAGTATAGTAACCGGTAAAAAAAGACCGTAGGATTCTGTAATCCTTCTTACGGTAACCGACCAATAGGAACCTGTTATATGGCTTATAGCCGTAAAAAAAGTTCCAGCAAGTGCAATTCCAATAATAAAAAAGGTAGCGACAAGCAGAGCAGACCAGGCCGGGTTACTGTGCCCACCATCATGGCGGGAAGCAGTATGTCCCATAGTGATGAAGGCGACTACAAAGCTTACTATCCCGATAACCATCATTCCGATGAGTTTGAATTTCAAATCGGAAGGCATCTTAAAATTGAGTTCATTTTCGTTTATCTTTGCTGCCATTGTCTCCTACCTATTTGCAACCTTTTTATTATGAGCTTCTTGAAGCTTTCTAATATAAAGTATAATTTTCCACCTGTCTTCCGAAGGAATTTGAGGCGCATATTTTCCCATTAAACCTCTACCATTGGTTATGATATGATAAATCTGTCCATCTGACCAGCCCTGAATTTTTTCAGAAACCAGAGGTGGCACTGCATAAGCAAAACGAGGTTTGGGACCTACAACTGTTCCATTTCCTTCTCCCCTTACTCCATGGCAGGGTGTACAGTAAATCTGGTATCTTTCCTCACCTCTTTTGTAAACTGCCAGTGTCTTTTTCGTAACGGGATTGCTTAGCCCTTTTTCCGGATTGGTTAAAGTCTCCGGAGTGGGGTATTTATCTGCCGGATACGGATAAGGATAAAATCCTCTCGGAACCGTTCCTTCAGGAGGAATTCTCGCTCCTGAACTATTTTTTGCAAAGTAATCCGCTTCCTGAGATTCAACTGCATAGGAATCCGCCATATCCGGAAAATATTCCATGGCCGGAACCTTGCGATTACAGCCTGCAGAAAGAAGCGAAATAGCGATTAGAAATAATATTAAGTGTTTTATTTTCATGTATTTCCTCTGACCTTATTTCACAACCGTAACTTCTTTGGCTCCGAGTCCGGTAATAAATGTCTTGACCTCTTCTTCTTTATAACCTGTTGCATCTGCCGGAATCCAGAGCGCAAACTTATGACTGGTTATATCTTTGTGCAAAGGTTTCCTTAAGGGGTTTGAAAAACAGCCGCTCAGATAGAGAAACGCTACCCCGGAGGAGATTGCAGCAAAGAACACAGTGACCTCAAAAATCACCGGCACATAAGCCGGCCAGGCATTTAAGTCCTTACCTGAAAAATTAATAGGCCAGTCAACCGAGTGAACCAGATACGGGAAAAGATAACCCATGAAGCATCCAAAAATTCCCATAAAAAATGTAATCCAGGGAATCCCGGAACGAGCAATACCGGTGGCATCGTCCAATCCGTGAACAGGGTAAGGAGTATAACATTCAAAACCCCTGTATCCCTTTTCTTTGGTTTTCTCTGCTGCCTCGAGGATTTCATCGGGCCCATCGAAAAGCCCGAATACTCCTTTTTCAGCTTCTTTATAAGTATGAAATTGTTCCGGTAAAATCTTTGGAATAGGCATCAGTGATGTCCTCCTTTAGTAGGCATAACAGATTTCACTTCGGCAGCCGCAATCACAGGAAGCACTCTACAGAAAAGCAAGAAGAGTGTAAAAAATAGTCCAAAGGAACCAATCAAGAGAAGCACATCAAATTTTGTTGGAACATAAAGTGCCCAGCTCGAAGGTTGGAAGTCGCGGTGCAGAGTCATTACAATCACAAAACGTTCAAACCACATTCCAATGTTTACAAAGATAGAAGCTGCAAACATAACAGGAATACTGGTTCTCAATTTTTTAAACCAGAAAATCTGGGGTGAAATTACGTTACAGGATATCATAATCCAGTAGGCCCAGGCGTAAGGACCGAAAGCACGGTTTACGAAAGCAAAACCTTCATATTCGTTACCGGAATACCAGGCAATGAAAAACTCAGTTCCGTAGGCCAGACCCACCATTAAACCTGTTACCATGATCACCTTGTTCATATTTTCAAGGTGTTTCAATGTAATATATTCTTTCAGGTTAAATACTTGTCTGGCAATTACCATCAGGGTTACTACCATCGCAAAACCGGAGAAAATCGCACCGGCAACGAAGTAAGGAGGAAAGATAGTAGTGTGCCATCCGGGAAGAATTGAAACCGCAAAGTCAAAGCTCACTATCGTGTGAACCGAAAGAACGAGAGGAGTCGAAAGGGCTGAAAGTATCAAAGATACCATCTCAAGATGAGACCAGCTTCTATTTGAACCTACCCAACCAAAAGATAGAGCGCTATACACCATTTTCTTGAGTTTGTGTTCCGTTCTATCACGTATAGTAGCAATATCCGGGATTAAACCTATATACCAGAATACCACCGATACTGCAAAGTAAGTAGAAACCGCAAAAGTATCCCAGATCAAAGGAGAGCGGAAGTTCACCCAGAGAGGTCCTCTTTCGTTCGGATAGGGGAAAAGCCAGAACCCAAACCAGGGACGTCCGATGTGAATAATCAACTGACTGGCAGCCGTTAAAACTGCAAAGATGGTCATCGCTTCTGCGGCACGGTTAATACCGGTTCTCCACTTCTGCCGGAACAGGAATAGAACCGCGGAAATTAGAGTTCCCGCGTGACCGATACCGACCCAGAAAACGAAGTTTACAATGAAGAATCCCCAACCTACAGGATTATTAACCCCGAGGATATAAAGACCTTCATACATGAGGTAACCGATGATTCCGAGGAACATCAGGAGAATACTCAGAGAAAGGGTAAAAGCCCCCCACCAGAGTTTAGTGGGAAAGCTCTCGACCGGCCTTGAGATATCGTCCGAAACGTCCTTATAATTTTTTCCGCCCTCAACCAGCGGAGTAATTCCCAATTCTTGTTTTACTGCTTCTGACATTGACATAATTACTTATCCGCCTTATACCGAATTTCTAACTCTGCTTAGGTAAGTCACAGAGGGGATCGTGTTGATGAATTCCAGGATCTTGTAACTTCTCTTATCATTAAAGCTACCCGATACTATGGATTTCGGATCATTAATATTACCAAAAGTAATCGCATCAGCAGGACAGGACTCCTGACAGGCTGTCTTTAAGTCACCATCTTTTACCGTATCACGACCGGCATTCTTTGCAGCGATTCTCTTTTCAGCAATTCGACTATTACAGAAAGTACATTTTTCCATAACCCCGCGGGAACGAACTGTAACATCCGGGTTAAAACCAAGATACCTCGGTGCTTTCACAGTATCTTTTCCATTCCAGTGGTTCATCCAGTTAAAACGTCTTACTTTATACGGACAGTTATTGGAACAATAACGAGTTCCCACGCAACGGTTATATACCATGTCGTTGGTTCCTTCGTTACCATGTACTGTAGCTGCCACAGGGCAAACGGTTTCACAGGGAGCATTCTCACAGTGCTGGCACATTACCGGTTGATGAGCAATCGCCATAGTTTCCGGTTCTTCCGGGTTTCCTATGTAATATCTGTCAATCCGTAACCAGTGCATTTCCCGTCCGACACGAACTTCATCCCGTCCTACAACCGGAATGTTGTTTTCAACCTGGCAGGCTACTACACAGGCAGAACATCCGGTACAGAGGGTCAGGTCAATAGATAAGCCCCATCTCTGCGGTCCGTAG is part of the Leptospiraceae bacterium genome and encodes:
- the murF gene encoding UDP-N-acetylmuramoyl-tripeptide--D-alanyl-D-alanine ligase, coding for MRENFNYSIFAIKRILSNSFQGMDFLEEAEFQYISISSIECDTSTLFVPLRGNRDGHEFIPDAIKRGVRFFLCERNHIILESLSEKEREGAIFVDNTLIALGKLAEFHRKRFQAVIIAVTGSSGKTTTKELLHTAFKHIKKEELVVTEKNYNNEIGLPFTLFRIGEKTKLVICELGMNHRGEIARLSIMAKPSFAMITNVGTAHIEYLGSTKEIARAKAEIMEGMERNTHLFVPEDIAHLNIISKQAKKKGIQLHLYGIGKDKVLDILEEDEKGFLLKFSSGSFRWNFIGKKILYNLSGVYLLATKLKQDPERILTNFFTYENTAKRLNIIDKKYKILDDCYNANPDSIKSSLEALKQVSGKAKTYAILGDMKELGEYSKKMHKELGKYAYHLGIDAIFSFGKDAEYISKSFQLKKGDTLSTHFRDTEEEIQKLIHYIRKNVATSSAILVKGSRSMKMERIVEGLKNIE
- a CDS encoding M28 family peptidase is translated as METLISFPNRSYDNLEGLNQSAAYIKKQFESIGLVAQEQVFIVDNETYKNIVAVIGQEGNPKIVIGAHYDVCGEQDGADDNASGISGLIELARVLKQGESQLKYRIEFVAYSLEEPPFFSTQSMGSYIHARSLFEKGEKIKLMICLEMIAYFSDEENSQDYPFPGMNLLYPRKGNFIAAVSNLRSSEYIKLFKDTMKEYTTLPCEVLAAPRILTGIDFSDHRNYWKFEYPAIMITDTAFYRNKNYHLPTDTIDTLDIPKMTEVVKGLSYFILSGKI
- a CDS encoding thioredoxin family protein; translated protein: MLKYIIIICFFIYSCSTDKKSLGYDPNLDVVSEFEAMKEKAKQEGKKRLLLIFGANWCGDCMAMDRILGEKEIQNVLAESYLLMKVDIGHFDKNLDFVRRFGNPIEKGIPSFVIIDEAGSILVSTNNGKFSKARKMKSESVLEFLLQYH
- a CDS encoding adenylate/guanylate cyclase domain-containing protein, which gives rise to MIQEQALNSKLDAIKTYKSFTIEEVEQFGNILSKLEEDKLRHLNPYTFSKENNFSEEQCIELFIHAAKVGLLDFSYNLVCPACGGIVSSRKDFQTIQDDKFHCAACNLDTTFSLDDQIEVDFSIHPGIKKLKPVSLQKFEQYYRSFFSLNFVKASQINSYIMESIAAYGVIEADSTKEFSIEKSETDICRFISIENNAAIEIVYSSNLLKGEETQEAQFVAGSFSPSLIELRAHKLNLTIKNLSKKPISIILYRPEKKRIMELFIKNPIQRKKFLTAKDLFNNQSFRELFRVQLSDGFNLNVKSLTIMFTDLRGSTEMYDKAGDHMAYKLVQEHFEILMRVVKLHSGAIIKTMGDAIMATFSNPIDGFLAAREMMKRIQEMNESWKKKGYELGLKVGLNEGSALAVNNDERIDYFGQAVNIAARVQGLAKAGEIWISDSIYSFPGVAEKILENHYLLERQEASLKGVGGKATVYRVYVN
- a CDS encoding MoxR family ATPase, which translates into the protein MSQEPLNIQDGYVLSRELEEAVLTAEITGRPLLVKGEPGTGKTLLAEHISLKKKRPLFQWHVKSTSLAKEGLYFYDAVSRLNDSRFPDEETGRNVHNIEDYIRLGPLGEAFTLEKTCIVLIDEIDKADIEFPNDLLLELDRMRFVITETGKVVEAKIRPLFIITSNNEKELPDAFLRRCIFHFIEFPDKKMMEEIILAHFPDIQHSLLNTCISTFYKLRQISDLRKKPSTSELLDWIHVLLYQGADLRGMQRIPYIGTLIKNEEDLMNFASLFHVVANERN
- a CDS encoding cytochrome c, translated to MKIKHLILFLIAISLLSAGCNRKVPAMEYFPDMADSYAVESQEADYFAKNSSGARIPPEGTVPRGFYPYPYPADKYPTPETLTNPEKGLSNPVTKKTLAVYKRGEERYQIYCTPCHGVRGEGNGTVVGPKPRFAYAVPPLVSEKIQGWSDGQIYHIITNGRGLMGKYAPQIPSEDRWKIILYIRKLQEAHNKKVANR
- a CDS encoding DUF3341 domain-containing protein; protein product: MPIPKILPEQFHTYKEAEKGVFGLFDGPDEILEAAEKTKEKGYRGFECYTPYPVHGLDDATGIARSGIPWITFFMGIFGCFMGYLFPYLVHSVDWPINFSGKDLNAWPAYVPVIFEVTVFFAAISSGVAFLYLSGCFSNPLRKPLHKDITSHKFALWIPADATGYKEEEVKTFITGLGAKEVTVVK
- the nrfD gene encoding polysulfide reductase NrfD, producing MSEAVKQELGITPLVEGGKNYKDVSDDISRPVESFPTKLWWGAFTLSLSILLMFLGIIGYLMYEGLYILGVNNPVGWGFFIVNFVFWVGIGHAGTLISAVLFLFRQKWRTGINRAAEAMTIFAVLTAASQLIIHIGRPWFGFWLFPYPNERGPLWVNFRSPLIWDTFAVSTYFAVSVVFWYIGLIPDIATIRDRTEHKLKKMVYSALSFGWVGSNRSWSHLEMVSLILSALSTPLVLSVHTIVSFDFAVSILPGWHTTIFPPYFVAGAIFSGFAMVVTLMVIARQVFNLKEYITLKHLENMNKVIMVTGLMVGLAYGTEFFIAWYSGNEYEGFAFVNRAFGPYAWAYWIMISCNVISPQIFWFKKLRTSIPVMFAASIFVNIGMWFERFVIVMTLHRDFQPSSWALYVPTKFDVLLLIGSFGLFFTLFLLFCRVLPVIAAAEVKSVMPTKGGHH